The DNA segment TTTCGGCAGTGATTAGAGCTTTAGCTGCTTAAAAAAACATCTATAAACAGCGTTGCGATGATCTATTTATCAATGACACAACTTCTTTTAGGACGAATCGCTCCTCCGGAGAAGCTTTCATGACTTTCCAGACACCCTCCGGAGAAGCTCAAAGCTGATTGAATCTATACAGCTGCATAAAATGTGGTCGTTAAATGAACTTCAGGTGAAATTAACGTGCTCATTAAACGGCCCTTCTTTTGCAGAATATTTGGTGAAAAGGGAGAGATTTTATGAAAATACTTTTGTTCTCATTAGTTTTGGCCATTTCATCGATTGCGCAGGCCTCTGTTATGTACATTCAAAGAGATACATTTAGCTGCTCTGACAGCAAAACCTATCATGTTGCTCGACATTTTTCTGGAGGTTGGGGTCCGGGAAATTGGAAAGTAATAGCATTGTGTAATTTAGGGATCCTGAAGCAGGAAAGTTATAATGGACGTTATCACGACCCAAGAGATTCAAGTCCCGAGGTGGCCAAATGCATCGACGAAGATACAAAAAGCATTAGATCCTGTTATAGCGAATTTAGTGAGTTAAACTCAATGTCAGGTAAAGGCAATTTGCCTCAAATTAGAAACTATAAAAGGGCAGAAGATGTTGCTCCCTCTCGAGGATCGACAAGATAATTTCCACCCTTTACCTAAAGCCCAGAACTTTTGAATTCTCAAAATCCAACTTGGAAAAGATTAAATATTTTTTATTTATAATAACAAACTATACAATAAAAAAAATTTAATGGGTCATTACTCTACGTAGTACGGAAGTATTTACAGGAAATGATGAATGAAATATGAATAATTTCTAAATTAAAATAATTTACACACTATTAAAATAATTTACTCACTTTTTATCTGAGATTTTCTTCATATTCATTGTAATTAATTTTAAAAAACATTACATCAACTCAAGATTAAACTAAGGAGTTGGGATTTTATGTTAAAAAATATTTTTATTATCGTCGTATTCTTTTTTCTTCAGCCAATATTTGCTGCTGATGTTCCAAACCAAATTCATATTGAAATCAAAAATAAAGATTCTGGCTATGTCACTCTTAAACAACGCTATGATTTTGACACTCCCCGAGTAAAATTCAATGAAGGTGAATGGACTGAGGCAAAACTTCATACACGCGGAGAACATTGCGTACGCCCTGCCCGAAAATGCTTAGGATTTAGCACCGACACCCACATAGCTATGCGTGCACCTTATGGGAAAATGATATCAGGAAAGGCATTTATATTAACAAGTCTTACGAGCGACAATGGCTATATCAATACAAAAGTTGGCAGTCTTTTTCTCGAAGAACTAAAACTTTTTCACTCCACCACTCTCTATGTAGAACTTTTTATCAATAAAAAATCTCAAGGTCTCTATTTGCTTATGGAAAACCCCGAGAAAGCGCTAATCAAAGCAACAAATACACCCTTTATTGCAAGAAGAGGCTTCAAACACGTCATTGAAGTAAAATATTATAATAAAAAACAAAAAACCCACACACAAGAAGAGTTTGTTCAAGCATACGAAGAAATTTATTCAAACCTTAAAACTTATAAAGGCGAAGATCTTTATAACTTCTTAAAACAGAAAATGAACATTGATCACTACATGCAATGGCTCGCTTTAAATTACTATTTAAAAAACGGTGATTTTACAGACGAGCTTTTCATCTTTGCAGTTCCAAATCCAGATGGCAGTGATAAAATTTACTTTGATATTGCAGGGTGGGATTTTGAAGATCTCTTTTTAAGTTCTCATTTAAGTATTCAAAACATCTGGAATAGCGAACTGATTAAATCATCTTTAGTATATTCCGTTGAAGATTCCATCGATAAAAAGATAGCTAAAGACGATGTTCTAAATCAGAAATTCAGAAATATTCTTTTCAACCTTTTAACCACTGAAATTACTGATAATTCAACCGTCGTAAATTATAAAATGGTACGGGAAGAAATCAGCCCCTATTTGGATGTACAAAGAATTTTGGACGCATCAGTTTTGGATAAGCCCAAAGTAGGCGTATACACAAAGAATTACATTTTAGATCTTATTGATCAAAGAATTCGTGAACTCTCAAAACGTAGAGTTAAAACACTTAAAAAGTTAGAGTATTACTCGCACAAATAAAAAATTTTAATAGGGATCAATTAAACCCATAGGCATAACTCCCCTTTTTTCTTTTTTATCTGCGGAGGTTTGTACCTGGCTTTTCAACACAAACTGTTACATGGTTATTTTCAATTTGAATCGCTTGTGCGACATAACCACTTGTTGAGCAAAGCTTAGTGAGTTTGTTTAAAAATAAATTATCATATAAAATCCGAGAAGAAATTCCCGAAGCATTTAATGTACGTTGACTATCAATCTTCCCATTTAATTCACTACTAATCATATGATCGGGAGTTGATATACCTCTATAATGTTGTTTTCGATCTTCAAAATTTATTTCAAAATTGCCAGTTATTGCATTGGAACAATTGTATCGAAGTATATGTATTGATTTCCAATCTGTAGCACCATCGTCCCATCCTTGTTGATCGTAATCTTGAATAGATAAATCATTAAGTTTACAAGAAAAAGTTTCAATCACTGGAGAACCATTTTCATGGCTAAATCCAGTATGATTAATGGTGAGCTTAATAGCAAAAAGTTTAACATCTGAGGCTTGTACTTTGAAACTAAGTACACACAAAACTGAAACAATCAAAAGCCGAAACATAAACAACTCCTTGGTAAATATTGTTAGTTCTGATCTCTTTGTGAGGATTTACTTCGTGGATGATAAAAATTTAAAATTGCATTTCTATCTTCACTACTTAATCCATCACCTTGGCCGATAACATCATTAAACTCAGCATACTCAGGCCTAACTTTCATGGTATGTAAGCCGTATTTTTTTGCACCTGACCAAATTGAATAATGCATAATTGATAGAAAGTCATAAGTTGGTTTTTCAAATTTTACAAGCATAGTATCAAACTGCGAACTCATTTCAGGATCTATATTTGACTCAATCATATCAATGTATTGTGTACGTTCTTGTCTCTGGTGCTCATGAATAAAGCCAAAAGCATGACCAAGTTCATGCAAAACGGTCCTGTGGCTAAAACAATAGCCACCAGGTGCCAAATTCATTCGATGAGCAACACCTGGTTCACCTGCGCCTAGATAAGACCAACAGCCCCCCAAACGTTTTGAAACGATTAGATAACTAAGGTTTGATTGCACAAGTCCTGACATATTGTCTGTATAATCTATGCAGCTCACGGTTCCCATCTGGGCCCACTCTGCACAGGCACTAAAAAATATTTTCTTTTCATCTACAGTGACATCTTCTTCAAAAACTACAGGTATTATTCCATTAGGCCATTTGCGTATTGAAACTGAATAAGTATGAAGCATGCTATTGCTTAGGACAGAGGGTATGGCGGCTTGAGTTTTTAATATGTCAGAAATAGACATTTCTTCTAATGTTACAACCATATCACCATTGATGACTTGATTGCTTTGCAAGCTAATACCCGTAGCATCAATTGCACTTAAGACTTCAGATCCCGAACTAACAGATGAAATAATTAAAGCTAGAATTAAAAAGTAATTAGCCATCGTTTTCATATGCACCATCCCATAAACAGGGGAAGACGAAAATTGTTTATGAACCGCAAGTACAACTGTCGATTGGAAGTGTAATTATAGATTCATTTGAAGATGTTTCAGCGCGAAACTTTGCACGATAAGAATACGTATTTCCAGCTGAGACAGCATAATCGGTGTAATCTCTTTGATCAGATGTAAAGTCACTGCCTGTATTATTCGAATTCGGTGCTACCCAGCCCCAAAATTTATTTGGATCATTTAGATCTGAATCACCTTTTTGCAAACTATTTGAATTGGCATCTGAATATGAACACCAGGTGAGATACACACGTGGATTCGCGACGCCGCCTTCACAGCGTGATTTCAAACAACCTTGAGGATCTGGATTGTAACCAGGGCAATGTGTAGGTTCGAGCCCCCCAGTTGGTTTTGGAACTTGTGTGAATTCTGCAGGAGCACAGTTAATAACCGAAGTTACTGCCGTTAATGCCAGTGCAACAAATAATGTCTTTAAGTATGTCGTCTTCATAGTGCTCAGAAAAATTCCTTTCGCTGCACACTACTAAAGCATAGAGCATGCCGCAAACTAGGGGCGCCAGATGTTATTATATTTGAGATGCCTTGTGCTTTCAGAGGAGCTTTTGGTAAGTGTTTAACCACTTATTAACGACACCACTTAATAATGGCCTGTTTTTATATATTTAGATGATTATGAAAAAATCTTAAGGTGTGCCGCTTTTGGGCGCGAAAAAAGCCGCTCTTAGGATCAAAGAGCGGCAG comes from the Oligoflexia bacterium genome and includes:
- a CDS encoding CotH kinase family protein, producing MLKNIFIIVVFFFLQPIFAADVPNQIHIEIKNKDSGYVTLKQRYDFDTPRVKFNEGEWTEAKLHTRGEHCVRPARKCLGFSTDTHIAMRAPYGKMISGKAFILTSLTSDNGYINTKVGSLFLEELKLFHSTTLYVELFINKKSQGLYLLMENPEKALIKATNTPFIARRGFKHVIEVKYYNKKQKTHTQEEFVQAYEEIYSNLKTYKGEDLYNFLKQKMNIDHYMQWLALNYYLKNGDFTDELFIFAVPNPDGSDKIYFDIAGWDFEDLFLSSHLSIQNIWNSELIKSSLVYSVEDSIDKKIAKDDVLNQKFRNILFNLLTTEITDNSTVVNYKMVREEISPYLDVQRILDASVLDKPKVGVYTKNYILDLIDQRIRELSKRRVKTLKKLEYYSHK
- a CDS encoding M12 family metallopeptidase, which codes for MKTMANYFLILALIISSVSSGSEVLSAIDATGISLQSNQVINGDMVVTLEEMSISDILKTQAAIPSVLSNSMLHTYSVSIRKWPNGIIPVVFEEDVTVDEKKIFFSACAEWAQMGTVSCIDYTDNMSGLVQSNLSYLIVSKRLGGCWSYLGAGEPGVAHRMNLAPGGYCFSHRTVLHELGHAFGFIHEHQRQERTQYIDMIESNIDPEMSSQFDTMLVKFEKPTYDFLSIMHYSIWSGAKKYGLHTMKVRPEYAEFNDVIGQGDGLSSEDRNAILNFYHPRSKSSQRDQN